A window of Babylonia areolata isolate BAREFJ2019XMU chromosome 2, ASM4173473v1, whole genome shotgun sequence contains these coding sequences:
- the LOC143279533 gene encoding tRNA-queuosine alpha-mannosyltransferase-like: MASASCSSRTERARADPDILIIEPFYCGSHKQLVDCLMRDEVIRPRVHLVTMSGKKWHWRARVSALHLTSAIPVSHHFRVLFSSSVLNLAELVALRKDLAGLHKVLYFHENQLQYPVRKQKDRDFQYGYNQILSCLVADSVLFNSAFNLESFLSSITSFLKLMPDYRPKGLADALRPKCSVAYFPMQYPHSVPCRATQQSQVLKNVPTSQATHADHAHDMKSNTNKTLCPLSLTMRANNKTDSEHVLVSQSLQTGSSGDSDMQTSQVSGTGDVKAQSDGTDRDNTTELHSQAKVGRMDDEMAIGSAGNDSTLKFQGLEGGDHSVRCHTLKAESPASALTYSCGKRTVTSWVQCGTGDAGSSLSTNTCLETSRLSSEKTPLGPHHYRDIQCHHPPGKHWGSLNKEKDSCLHIVWPHRWEHDKDPQTFFEALFRLQSENMPFVVSVLGETFTDVPDIFAEAEQRLKGHLFSWGYQSEKSTYFHILQHADVVVSTSKHEFFGVAMLEAVFLGCYPLCPKALVYPELYPEECLYSTSNQLYKRLRSFCQRPHLARQSKLEIDLQKYSWETLRPVYLSKLQINC; the protein is encoded by the exons ATGGCCTCTGCAAGCTGCAGCTCtagaacagagagagcgagagcagaccCAGACATCCTGATCATCGAACCCTTCTACTGTGGGTCACACAAGCAGCTAGTGGATTGTTTGATGAGGGATGAAGTCATCAGACCCAGAGTTCACCTGGTCACAATGTCGGGGAAGAAGTGGCACTGGAGGGCACGTGTCTCTGCACTTCATTTGACCTCGGCCATCCCTGTCAGTCACCACTTCAG AGTGTTATTTTCAAGTTCTGTCCTGAACCTGGCGGAGTTAGTGGCCCTTCGTAAAGACCTGGCAGGTCTTCACAAGGTTCTTTACTTCCACGAAAACCAGCTCCAGTATCCGGTGCGGAAACAAAAAGATCGAGATTTCCAGTATGGCTACAATCAGATCTTATCTTG CCTGGTTGCAGACAGTGTACTGTTCAACTCTGCCTTCAACCTGGAGTCCTTCCTTTCCTCCATCACCTCCTTTCTGAAGCTGATGCCAGACTACAGACCCAAAGGACTGGCTGACGCTCTGCGCCCCAAGTGCTCTGTGGCTTACTTCCCAATGCAGTACCCACACAGTGTTCCCTGCCGGGCAACACAGCAAAGCCAGGTGTTGAAAAACGTTCCAACTAGCCAAGCCACTCATGCAGATCATGCCCATGACATGAAgtcaaacaccaacaaaactCTTTGCCCTCTCTCCTTGACCATGCGAGCGAATAATAAAACAGACAGCGAACATGTTTTAGTCTCCCAGAGTCTCCAAACAGGTAGCTCTGGTGATTCTGACATGCAAACCAGCCAGGTGTCAGGCACTGGTGATGTCAAGGCACAGAGTGATGGGACAGACCGTGACAACACAACAGAGCTGCACTCACAAGCGAAGGTGGGCAGAATGGATGATGAGATGGCAATAGGTTCAGCAGGAAATGACAGTACTCTCAAGTTCCAGGGTCTTGAAGGTGGTGACCACAGCGTCAGGTGTCATACTCTCAAAGCAGAATCCCCTGCTTCTGCTCTGACATACAGCTGTGGAAAGAGAACGGTCACCTCCTGGGTACAGTGTGGGACTGGTGATGCTGGCTCCTCTCTGTCCACAAACACTTGTCTTGAGACAAGCAGGCTGAGTTCAGAAAAAACACCCCTGGGTCCACACCATTATAGAGACATTCAGTGCCATCATCCTCCAGGTAAACACTGGGGTTCACTCAACAAGGAGAAGGATAGCTGTCTTCACATTGTGTGGCCACACAGATG gGAGCATGACAAAGACCCTCAGACATTCTTCGAAGCCTTGTTCCGACTGCAAAGTGAGAACATGCCATTTGTGGTGTCTGTACTGGGAGAAACATTCACTGATGTACCAG ACATATTTGCGGAGGCAGAGCAAAGGCTGAAAGGTCACCTCTTTTCCTGGGGCTACCAGTCAGAGAAGTCAACCTACTTTCACATTTTGCAGCATGCAGATGTTGTGGTCTCAACATCTAAACATGAATTCTTTGGTGTGGCCAT GCTTGAAGCAGTGTTCCTGGGTTGTTATCCTCTTTGCCCAAAGGCGCTTGTTTACCCTGAATTGTATCCAG AGGAATGCCTGTATTCCACATCCAACCAGCTGTACAAACGGCTGCGCTCATTCTGTCAGCGTCCCCACCTGGCCAGGCAGAGCAAACTGGAG ATTGATCTGCAGAAGTATTCATGGGAGACACTTCGACCTGTCTACCTGTCCAAGTTGCAAATAAACTGTTAA